In the genome of Bradyrhizobium sp. CIAT3101, one region contains:
- a CDS encoding HK97 family phage prohead protease: protein MEKLSRPFEVKEWDEQGTFSGYASVFGNIDSHGDIVAKGAFADTLAEAKRENRPVQMLWQHGVEGEMPVGRWTSMHEDDNGLYVEGKIATKTSRGADVYELMKMGALNGMSIGYRATSWVMHGKHHPARRTLKAVKLFEVSIVSDPSNGLARVDAVKSRDDESTRFSRALSELAAAVRAA, encoded by the coding sequence ATGGAAAAGCTAAGTCGTCCCTTCGAAGTTAAAGAATGGGACGAGCAGGGCACTTTCAGCGGCTACGCTTCCGTCTTCGGCAACATCGACTCACACGGCGACATTGTAGCCAAGGGCGCATTCGCTGACACGCTGGCAGAAGCCAAGCGAGAAAACAGGCCGGTTCAAATGCTGTGGCAACATGGCGTTGAAGGCGAAATGCCAGTTGGCCGCTGGACTTCGATGCACGAAGACGACAACGGCCTGTACGTCGAAGGCAAGATTGCCACGAAGACGTCGCGAGGCGCTGACGTCTACGAACTTATGAAAATGGGCGCGCTCAACGGTATGTCAATTGGCTACCGCGCTACTTCGTGGGTGATGCACGGCAAGCATCATCCGGCTAGACGAACCCTAAAGGCGGTGAAGCTGTTTGAAGTGTCGATTGTTAGCGATCCTAGCAACGGCCTTGCCCGTGTCGACGCTGTGAAGTCCCGCGACGACGAAAGCACCCGCTTCAGTCGCGCTCTATCAGAACTGGCCGCAGCGGTCCGCGCGGCCTAA